A single Triticum dicoccoides isolate Atlit2015 ecotype Zavitan chromosome 2A, WEW_v2.0, whole genome shotgun sequence DNA region contains:
- the LOC119354287 gene encoding WAT1-related protein At5g64700-like isoform X2: MGNGKVYSTIVLIRLIYAGMHIFTKAAFEEGTSTTVFVFYRHAVAAIFLAPFAFFLEIRQGSAPPLTFRLSVKIFAHAFYGMAGTINLYSIGLNYASATSSSAIFNIVPVVAFILAVMFKMETLKLKSVHGMAKASGILLCIGGVVALALYQGPQLKSLNHHPLLHSTGTAVHARLEKNWALGIFLMTASVVIWALWTVQQGPLLLEYPSKLLNTTLQCTFASVQSFVIALVMERDFSRWKLAGGMSLFAVLFTGIVVAAISYYLQIWVIEKKGPVFLSMSMPLSLVFTMVIASFLLGEDVGLGSIIGGALLVAGLYAVLWGKGREERGAAVDAALPQRRTEESKESEIVPDATAKV, from the exons ATGGGCAACGGCAAGGTGTACTCGACGATCGTGCTCATCAGGCTGATCTACGCCGGCATGCACATATTCACCAAGGCGGCGTTCGAGGAGGGCACCAGCACCACCGTCTTCGTCTTCTACCGGCacgccgtcgccgccatcttctTGGCGCCTTTCGCCTTCTTCCTCGAGATCAG GCAGGGGTCGGCGCCACCGCTGACGTTCagactctccgtcaagatctttgcCCACGCCTTCTATGG GATGGCTGGAACGATAAACCTGTATAGCATTGGCCTGAATTATGCTTCGGCAACCTCTTCGTCGGCCATCTTCAACATCGTCCCCGTGGTTGCATTCATCCTGGCCGTCATGTTCAA GATGGAGACTCTGAAGTTGAAGAGCGTCCACGGCATGGCCAAAGCCTCGGGGATACTTCTGTGCATCGGAGGAGTGGTCGCGCTGGCGCTGTACCAAGGCCCCCAGCTCAAGTCCTTGAACCACCACCCGCTCCTGCACAGCACCGGCACGGCCGTGCACGCGCGCCTGGAGAAGAACTGGGCGCTCGGCATCTTCCTCATGACCGCGTCGGTCGTGATATGGGCCCTGTGGACAGTACAGCAG GGCCCCCTGTTGCTGGAGTACCCATCCAAGCTTCTCAACACGACGCTCCAGTGCACCTTCGCCAGCGTCCAGTCGTTCGTCATCGCCCTGGTCATGGAGAGGGACTTCTCGCGGTGGAAGCTCGCCGGCGGCATGAGCCTCTTCGCAGTGCTCTTCACG GGCATTGTTGTGGCGGCGATCTCCTACTACCTGCAGATCTGGGTGATCGAGAAGAAAGGCCCGGTGTTCCTGTCCATGTCCATGCCGCTCAGCCTCGTCTTCACCATGGTCATCGCCTCCTTCCTGCTGGGAGAAGACGTGGGCCTGGGAAG CATTATCGGTGGCGCGCTGCTCGTTGCCGGTCTCTATGCCGTGCTCTGGGGCAAGGGGAGGGAGGAGCGAGGGGCGGCCGTGGACGCCGCTCTGCCGCAAAGGAGGACGGAGGAATCCAAGGAGAGCGAGATCGTCCCGGACGCGACGGCCAAGGTTTGA
- the LOC119354287 gene encoding WAT1-related protein At5g64700-like isoform X1, which produces MGNGKVYSTIVLIRLIYAGMHIFTKAAFEEGTSTTVFVFYRHAVAAIFLAPFAFFLEIRQGSAPPLTFRLSVKIFAHAFYGYASTITTTSRSLKLQFVAYGLFLCHSLRMAGTINLYSIGLNYASATSSSAIFNIVPVVAFILAVMFKMETLKLKSVHGMAKASGILLCIGGVVALALYQGPQLKSLNHHPLLHSTGTAVHARLEKNWALGIFLMTASVVIWALWTVQQGPLLLEYPSKLLNTTLQCTFASVQSFVIALVMERDFSRWKLAGGMSLFAVLFTGIVVAAISYYLQIWVIEKKGPVFLSMSMPLSLVFTMVIASFLLGEDVGLGSIIGGALLVAGLYAVLWGKGREERGAAVDAALPQRRTEESKESEIVPDATAKV; this is translated from the exons ATGGGCAACGGCAAGGTGTACTCGACGATCGTGCTCATCAGGCTGATCTACGCCGGCATGCACATATTCACCAAGGCGGCGTTCGAGGAGGGCACCAGCACCACCGTCTTCGTCTTCTACCGGCacgccgtcgccgccatcttctTGGCGCCTTTCGCCTTCTTCCTCGAGATCAG GCAGGGGTCGGCGCCACCGCTGACGTTCagactctccgtcaagatctttgcCCACGCCTTCTATGGGTATGCGTCGACGATTACGACGACATCTAGATCACTGAAACTCCAGTTTGTTGCTTATGGTTTGTTCTTGTGTCACTCACTCAGGATGGCTGGAACGATAAACCTGTATAGCATTGGCCTGAATTATGCTTCGGCAACCTCTTCGTCGGCCATCTTCAACATCGTCCCCGTGGTTGCATTCATCCTGGCCGTCATGTTCAA GATGGAGACTCTGAAGTTGAAGAGCGTCCACGGCATGGCCAAAGCCTCGGGGATACTTCTGTGCATCGGAGGAGTGGTCGCGCTGGCGCTGTACCAAGGCCCCCAGCTCAAGTCCTTGAACCACCACCCGCTCCTGCACAGCACCGGCACGGCCGTGCACGCGCGCCTGGAGAAGAACTGGGCGCTCGGCATCTTCCTCATGACCGCGTCGGTCGTGATATGGGCCCTGTGGACAGTACAGCAG GGCCCCCTGTTGCTGGAGTACCCATCCAAGCTTCTCAACACGACGCTCCAGTGCACCTTCGCCAGCGTCCAGTCGTTCGTCATCGCCCTGGTCATGGAGAGGGACTTCTCGCGGTGGAAGCTCGCCGGCGGCATGAGCCTCTTCGCAGTGCTCTTCACG GGCATTGTTGTGGCGGCGATCTCCTACTACCTGCAGATCTGGGTGATCGAGAAGAAAGGCCCGGTGTTCCTGTCCATGTCCATGCCGCTCAGCCTCGTCTTCACCATGGTCATCGCCTCCTTCCTGCTGGGAGAAGACGTGGGCCTGGGAAG CATTATCGGTGGCGCGCTGCTCGTTGCCGGTCTCTATGCCGTGCTCTGGGGCAAGGGGAGGGAGGAGCGAGGGGCGGCCGTGGACGCCGCTCTGCCGCAAAGGAGGACGGAGGAATCCAAGGAGAGCGAGATCGTCCCGGACGCGACGGCCAAGGTTTGA